Genomic DNA from Paenibacillus sp. KS-LC4:
TTTGGATATCAATTTGGAAAATGCAAAAGAACATATTCGCGATATCGCGGGCGTCCGGGTCATCTGCTCATTTTCCACTGATATTTATCAAATATTGGAAATGATCAGCCAGCAAACCGACGTTAAAGTGATTGAAGTGAAGGATTACGTCCTCAATCCGAAGCCAAACGGCTATAAGAGCCTGCATCTCATCGTAGAAATCCCTGTTTTCCTAACGAACCGCATTGAAAATGTGCTTGTCGAAATTCAAATTCGCACGAGTGCGATGGATTTCTGGGCCAGTCTGGAGCATAAAATTTATTACAAATATAATGAAGGTATTCCGCCGGAAATTCAACAGCAGCTGAAGGAATCCGCCGATATGATAAACTTACTCGATAAACGAATGCTCGCTCTGAATCAAGAGGTCATTAAGCACCGCGAATTCGCGATAGAATAACGGCAAAAAGCCTCCGGCACCGCTGTATAAGCGGATGGTCGGAGGCTTTTTTTCAGGTTCAGGTTATTGCGCGGTACAGCGGAATAATGACAACAGCGAGCACGAAGGCAATAAGGCCAATAGTGGCTGCCCATGCTCCAAGCCCCTTCGCCCCTTGTCGATACGCGACAAAGCCAAGTACTGCTGCGGCTGCCCCCATCAGGGCAGGCCATAAAAACCATGAAGCAATTGCAAACACCAAGCCAACCCAGCCCAGCGCGGTGCCTCCGGCACTTTCCCTTACCGAATCCTCGCGTTCACTTCTGCCTTCGCTTTCGCTGCGCGGTACATAAGATACGGGAATGGGTACACCAGCGGCAAATTCTCCCGCCATTTCTTCATTGATATTACGGCTTGCACCGTTTATTTCTTCATCGGATAACAATGCTCTATGATGACGCTCCTCTAACGCTGCTTCGTCGTATTGCTCCTTCTCCCCATGACTTGCACCCTTTGTTTCATCCCAGCGTTCCATTTGGGCTCACCTCCACTTCATAAACTTTGCCTTTCGATTCAAGCGTTTCTAGCCCATCCTTGTCCACCAGACAGCCATGCCTTAGCGCTTAACGCGCATTAAAGGTATGACAGCATGTTGCAGACGACTTCGCCGCCTGATCCTGATGCTGCAAGCCAAGCTCTTCAGCAGCAAATTCTGATCCATAATCGGCACCTGCATGCTGATCAATATCAATCGCAATGGAATCGGCGCCACAGTTATTACCTTCTGACCAAAATGTGCAATTCGATACGCTGCATGATACGCCCTTTGGCATAAAAAAATCACCTCCGCTATCAAGTTTCCCTGAACGGAGGTGATTCATTCTGCCTTATTTTTGCCCCTGCATCCGGCGCTGGGTCATGTAGTCTGTTTCGTAGTAGGCAAGCTCATCGCGCAGCTCTTCGTAAATTTTGGATAAAGACAAAACGATATCGCGGGCTTCACGAACAGGCTTGAACAAGAAGCGAATCGCGTCTTGGCCTGTGTATGCATAGCGGCCATCTTCCGAATAACATTCATTTTTAGGATAGAAGAAGGCATTTACACATTGATGATACACTTCGTACAAGGCACGTTCTGCAAAATCGTTATCAAAATTGGGGCGTCTGAGCAATACTCCCAGCTTTTCAACCGAGACCTCAGAAAACACCAACAAATGTCTCAAATCGGATAGCAGGCCTTTGTAAAAATTTTGCGCCTCATCACTGCTTTGCTCCCCATTCAATTGTACGAGCGAATAGTGATTCAAAAATGGCTCCAATTGATTCACAGCTTCTTTTAGTTTAATACGGGTTGTCTCACTAAGTGGTTTGACATTAGTCGCTGGCATAGGTAGTTCCCCTTTCTTCAATCCAAACAAGCTTAAACGTTGCAAGCTCATAAAACTCTAGGCATCAACATAGTACCACAAATTACTTGCAGATGGTACTGGAGAAACGCTGATTGTGCCGCATATTTTCTGGATTTTAAAGCGAACCTATACATCAAACAGGCTCATGCTGTTATTCCAGCTGTCATTTAATGGAGGTTTGTACAAATGAAAAAGAAATGGATCGGCGTTTTTACCGTTCTTGTT
This window encodes:
- a CDS encoding GTP pyrophosphokinase family protein translates to MQRDMMKQWAHFFLTYKFALDEVETKLNILNEEFQFIHDYNPIEHVKTRIKNPESVMDKLRRKNLDINLENAKEHIRDIAGVRVICSFSTDIYQILEMISQQTDVKVIEVKDYVLNPKPNGYKSLHLIVEIPVFLTNRIENVLVEIQIRTSAMDFWASLEHKIYYKYNEGIPPEIQQQLKESADMINLLDKRMLALNQEVIKHREFAIE
- a CDS encoding DUF1540 domain-containing protein, which gives rise to MPKGVSCSVSNCTFWSEGNNCGADSIAIDIDQHAGADYGSEFAAEELGLQHQDQAAKSSATCCHTFNAR
- a CDS encoding YpuI family protein codes for the protein MPATNVKPLSETTRIKLKEAVNQLEPFLNHYSLVQLNGEQSSDEAQNFYKGLLSDLRHLLVFSEVSVEKLGVLLRRPNFDNDFAERALYEVYHQCVNAFFYPKNECYSEDGRYAYTGQDAIRFLFKPVREARDIVLSLSKIYEELRDELAYYETDYMTQRRMQGQK